From a single Phocoena sinus isolate mPhoSin1 chromosome 1, mPhoSin1.pri, whole genome shotgun sequence genomic region:
- the POU3F1 gene encoding POU domain, class 3, transcription factor 1 has protein sequence MATTAQYLPRGPGGGAGGTGPLMHPDAAAAAAAAAAAERLHAGAAYREVQKLMHHEWLGAGAGHPVGLAHPQWLPTGGGGGGDWAGGPHLEHGKAGGGSAGRADDGGGGGGFHARLVHQGAAHAGAAWAQGGTAHHLGPAMSPSPGAGGGHQPQPLGLYAQAAYPGGGGSGLAGMLAAGGGGAGPGLHHALHEDGHEAQLEPSPPPHLGAHGHAHGHAHASGLHAAAAHLHPGAGGGGSSVGEHSDEDAPSSDDLEQFAKQFKQRRIKLGFTQADVGLALGTLYGNVFSQTTICRFEALQLSFKNMCKLKPLLNKWLEETDSSSGSPTNMDKIAAQGRKRKKRTSIEVGVKGALESHFLKCPKPSAHEITGLADSLQLEKEVVRVWFCNRRQKEKRMTPAAGAGHPPMDDVYAPGELGPGGGGASPPSAPPPAALHHHHHTLPGSVQ, from the coding sequence ATGGCCACCACCGCGCAGTACTTGCCGCGGGGCCCCGGCGGCGGAGCCGGGGGCACGGGACCGCTTATGCATCCGGATGccgcggcggcagcggcagcggcggcggcagccgAGCGGCTGCACGCGGGGGCCGCGTACCGCGAAGTGCAGAAGCTGATGCACCACGAGTGGCTGGGCGCGGGCGCGGGCCACCCCGTGGGCCTAGCGCACCCGCAGTGGCTACCCacgggaggaggcggcggcggcgactGGGCAGGCGGCCCGCACCTGGAACACGGCAAGGCGGGCGGCGGCAGCGCCGGCCGAGCCGACgacggtggcggcggcggcggtttCCACGCGCGCCTGGTGCACCAGGGGGCGGCCCACGCGGGCGCGGCTTGGGCGCAGGGCGGCACGGCACACCACTTGGGCCCGGCCATGTCGCCGTCGCCGGGGGCCGGCGGGGGCCACCAGCCCCAACCGCTCGGGCTGTACGCACAGGCGGCCTACCCGGGGGGCGGCGGCAGCGGCCTGGCCGGAATGctggcggcgggcggcggcggcgcggggccGGGCCTGCACCACGCGCTGCACGAGGACGGCCACGAGGCTCAGCTGGAGCCGTCGCCTCCGCCGCACCTGGGCGCCCACGGACACGCACACGGACATGCACACGCCAGCGGCCTGCACGCGGCAGCGGCGCACCTGCACCCGGGCGCGGGCGGCGGTGGCTCGTCGGTGGGCGAGCACTCGGACGAGGACGCGCCCAGCTCGGACGACCTGGAGCAGTTCGCCAAGCAGTTCAAGCAGCGGCGCATCAAGCTGGGCTTCACGCAGGCCGACGTGGGGCTGGCACTGGGCACGCTGTACGGTAACGTGTTCTCGCAGACCACCATCTGCCGCTTCGAGGCCCTGCAGCTGAGCTTCAAGAACATGTGCAAGCTCAAGCCGCTGCTCAACAAGTGGCTGGAGGAGACCGACTCGTCCAGCGGCAGCCCCACCAACATGGACAAGATCGCGGCGCAGGGCCGCAAGCGCAAGAAGCGCACGTCCATCGAGGTGGGGGTCAAAGGCGCGCTCGAGAGCCACTTTCTCAAGTGCCCCAAGCCCTCGGCGCATGAGATCACAGGCTTGGCCGACAGCCTGCAGCTGGAGAAGGAGGTGGTGCGCGTCTGGTTCTGCAACCGGCGGCAGAAGGAGAAGCGCATGACCCCGGCGGCCGGCGCCGGCCACCCGCCCATGGACGACGTGTACGCGCCCGGCGAGCTGGGGCCGGGCGGGGGCGGTGCGTCGCCGCCCTCGGCGCCCCCGCCGGCCGCGctgcaccaccaccaccacacactgCCCGGCTCCGTGCAGTGA